From the genome of Halictus rubicundus isolate RS-2024b chromosome 2, iyHalRubi1_principal, whole genome shotgun sequence, one region includes:
- the LOC143363028 gene encoding uncharacterized protein LOC143363028 yields MSESAKMGLFGSKDKTQEEKTEAKDDSPDRYAPYCIDSDCETYDTETLSIMDIHDIIGVQSEPVSDSTLESEIAALTQIITDSKTDGGQNAVENKPGAEHKGKLDSKTVQTSNTKQYIKSTLNNDETVGPVKGESTVAKDMELENQQESNNVKDNSEHNVSVDSAVVVGSKDVEDADVLIKVDIERNRSKDKCTLQTIASEQNVNRTIESDSSICGSLQLIGQAYSSEDSQDMTLDDAELASKNTLMSDEEKKETSKSQGAVNNATEISSKILDKICTNKDTPAEGIKNDAMDVDAPNCTHAEKKSNISEKIEIHTEATVDSPKHVVSESKMEEVTVDAVEMGKMEEQVLEERKKTNTEAKEEITQKCTKMDVEESAQSEHDPSTSTVKEPEAEVLKENPKCDEPMDIDQEEEHETEECRADKKEASQEEKGDTNTSNIDIIEEVKSTQIEAGNVVDSTESSSTDTMHSKDNVEEKESETDVQAPEEKVEMDTEKLENKEKLTIEKLQTAEGTNTDKLEAMEEVETAKKMDTMQSEIAEEMDTMQSEIAEEVDTKQSEIVEELDTKQSEISEEVATKQSETKQEVDTKQPEEMDTKQPEEMDTKQPEEMDTKQPEEMDTKQPEEMDTKQPEEMDTKQPEE; encoded by the exons CTCCAAAGACAAGACACAGGAAGAAAAAACAGAAGCTAAAGACGATTCGCCAGACCGTTATGCTCCCTACTGTATTGACAGCGACTGTGAAACTTATGACACAGAAACACTAAGCATCATGGATATCCACGATATCATTGGTGTACAATCGGAACCAGTCAGCGATTCTACACTAGAAAGCGAAATAGCTGCTCTCACTCAGATTATCACAGATTCAAAGACTGACGGAGGACAGAACGCAGTTGAAAACAAGCCTGGTGCGGAGCACAAGGGCAAATTGGACAGCAAAACTGTTCAAACATCCaatacaaaacaatatataaaatcAACGTTAAACAACGACGAAACTGTTGGACCAGTGAAAGGTGAAAGTACTGTCGCAAAAGACATGGAACTAGAGAATCAACAGGAAAGTAACAATGTTAAAGACAATTCTGAACATAATGTATCTGTAGACTCTGCAGTTGTTGTTGGTTCTAAAGATGTTGAAGATGCCGATGTTTTGATTAAAGTAGATATTGAACGTAATCGATCTAAAGATAAATGTACTTTACAGACTATAGCTAGCGAGCAGAATGTAAATAGAACTATAGAAAGTGACAGCAGTATTTGTGGCAGTCTACAACTTATCGGCCAGGCTTACAGTTCTGAGGACTCCCAGGATATGACACTTGATGATGCAGAGTTGGCTAGTAAGAACACGTTAATGTCTGATGAAGAGAAGAAGGAAACAAGTAAATCCCAAGGTGCAGTGAATAATGCCACTGAAATATCTAGTAAAATTTTAGACAAGATATGTACAAATAAAGATACTCCTGCTGAGGGTATAAAAAATGATGCTATGGATGTGGATGCGCCTAACTGTACCCACGCAGAGAAAAAGTCTAACATttcagaaaagatagaaattcATACAGAAGCTACAGTAGATAGTCCTAAACATGTTGTTTCAGAAAGTAAGATGGAAGAAGTAACTGTAGATGCTGTAGAAATGGGTAAGATGGAAGAGCAAGTATtagaagaaaggaagaaaactAATACAGAAGCAAAAGAAGAAATAACACAGAAATGTACTAAAATGGATGTAGAAGAGAGTGCACAATCTGAGCATGATCCAAGTACTTCAACGGTGAAAGAACCTGAAGCAGAAGTACTAAAAGAAAATCCAAAATGTGATGAACCGATGGATATAGATCAAGAAGAAGAGCATGAAACTGAAGAATGTAGGGCCGACAAAAAGGAAGCAAGTCAGGAAGAAAAAGGTGATACGAATACTTCAAACATTGATATCATTGAAGAAGTAAAGTCTACACAAATTGAAGCAGGAAACGTAGTAGATTCTACTGAGAGTAGCTCTACTGACACTATGCATAGTAAAGATAatgtggaagaaaaagaaagtgaGACTGATGTGCAAGCACCAGAAGAAAAAGTAGAAATGGACacagaaaaattggaaaataaagaaaaactgACTATTGAAAAATTGCAGACTGCAGAGGGAACAAATACTGATAAATTAGAAGCTATGGAAGAAGtggaaactgcaaaaaaaatggACACTATGCAATCAGAGATAGCCGAAGAAATGGATACAATGCAATCAGAAATTGCAGAAGAAGTAGATACCAA GCAATCAGAAATTGTAGAAGAACTAGATACTAAGCAGTCAGAAATTTCAGAAGAAGTGGCTACTAAGCAGTCAGAAACTAAACAAGAAGTGGATACTAAGCAACCAGAAGAAATGGATACTAAGCAACCAGAAGAAATGGATACTAAGCAACCAGAAGAAATGGATACTAAGCAACCAGAAGAAATGGATACTAAGCAACCAGAAGAAATGGATACTAAACAACCAGAAGAAATGGATACTAAACAACCAGAAGAA